One Peromyscus leucopus breed LL Stock chromosome 20, UCI_PerLeu_2.1, whole genome shotgun sequence genomic region harbors:
- the Acvrl1 gene encoding serine/threonine-protein kinase receptor R3 — MTSEIPRKGLLMLLVALGLTKGGVVKASRDQLVNCTCENPHCKKPTCQGAWCTVVLVREQGGHPQVHRGCGNMNPELCLGRPTEFVNHHCCYRSFCNHNVSLVLEATQTPSEEPDETPPLLPILGSVLALLVLVALGALGLWRVRRRQEKQRGLHSDLGESSLILKASEQGDSMLGDLLDSDCTTGSGSGLPFLVQRTVARQVALVECVGKGRYGEVWRGSWHGESVAVKIFSSRDEQSWFRETEIYNTVLLRHDNILGFIASDMTSRNSSTQLWLITHFHEHGSLYDFLQRQPLEPQLALRLAVSAACGLAHLHVEIFGTQGKPAIAHRDLKSRNVLVKSDLQCCIADLGLAVMHSQGSDYLDIGNNPRVGTKRYMAPEVLDEQIRTDCFESYKWTDVWAFGLVLWEIARRTIINGIVEDYRPPFYDMVPNDPSFEDMKKVVCTDQQTPTIPNRLAADPVLSGLAQMMRECWYPNPSARLTALRIKKTLQKLSHHPEKPKVTH, encoded by the exons ATGACCTCGGAGATCCCCAGAAAGGGCCTTCTGATGCTGCTGGTGGCCTTGGGCCTGACCAAGG GAGGCGTGGTGAAGGCCTCCAGGGATCAGCTGGTGAATTGCACTTGTGAGAACCCACACTGCAAGAAGCCGACCTGCCAGGGGGCATGGTGCACCGTGGTGCTGGTTCGCGAACAGGGCGGGCACCCCCAGGTCCATCGGGGCTGCGGGAACATGAACCCGGAACTCTGCCTGGGGCGACCCACCGAGTTCGTCAACCACCACTGCTGTTACCGGTCCTTCTGCAACCACAACGTGTCCCTGGTGCTGGAGG CCACCCAAACTCCTTCTGAAGAGCCAGATGAAACCCCCCCGCTGCTTCCGATCTTGGGTTCCGTGCTGGCCTTGCTGGTCCTGGTGGCCTTGGGTGCTCTGGGCTTGTGGCGTGTCCGaagaaggcaggagaagcagCGGGGTCTGCACAGCGACCTGGGCGAGTCCAGCCTCATCCTGAAGGCATCCGAGCAGGGAGACAGCATGTTGGGG GACTTGCTGGACAGTGACTGCACCACGGGCAGTGGCTCGGGACTCCCCTTCCTGGTGCAGAGGACGGTGGCCCGGCAGGTCGCGCTGGTGGAGTGCGTGG GAAAGGGCCGATATGGCGAGGTGTGGCGTGGTTCGTGGCATGGTGAGAGTGTGGCCGTCAAGATTTTCTCCTCACGAGATGAACAGTCCTGGTTCCGGGAGACGGAGATCTACAACACAGTTCTGCTTAGGCACGACAACATCCTAG GCTTCATCGCCTCCGACATGACCTCGCGCAACTCAAGCACGCAGCTGTGGCTCATCACCCACTTCCACGAGCACGGCTCGCTCTACGACTTTCTGCAGAGGCAGCCGCTGGAGCCGCAGCTGGCCCTGAGGCTGGCTGTGTCGGCGGCCTGCGGCCTGGCACACCTGCATGTGGAGATCTTTGGCACTCAAGGCAAACCAGCCATCGCCCACCGGGACCTCAAGAGCCGCAATGTGCTGGTCAAGAGCGACTTGCAATGTTGCATTGCGGACCTGG GACTGGCTGTGATGCACTCCCAGGGGAGTGATTACCTGGACATTGGCAACAACCCCCGAGTGGGGACCAAGAGGTACATGGCACCCGAGGTGCTGGATGAACAGATCCGGACTGACTGCTTTGAGTCATACAAGTGGACAGATGTTTGGGCCTTCGGCTTGGTGCTGTGGGAGATCGCCCGGCGGACCATCATCAATG GCATTGTGGAAGATTACAGGCCACCCTTCTATGACATGGTACCTAATGACCCCAGCTTTGAAGATATGAAAAAGGTGGTGTGCACTGACCAGCAGACTCCCACCATTCCTAACCGGCTGGCTGCAGATCCG GTCCTCTCCGGGCTGGCCCAGATGATGCGGGAGTGCTGGTACCCGAACCCCTCTGCCCGCCTCACTGCGCTGCGCATCAAGAAGACGTTGCAGAAGCTTAGCCACCATCCGGAGAAACCCAAAGTGACTCACTAG